The following proteins are co-located in the Oceanimonas sp. GK1 genome:
- the dctP gene encoding TRAP transporter substrate-binding protein DctP, whose product MKAFKASKFTLALTTALAVTPLFSTLAQAAPIVLKFHSGYAESRPEAGYLNDFARDVEQLSGGELKVDVFHAASLGLNEPDLLRILQRGSVDMALLYGEYYTRDAPELAAVYAQGAITQPEQHLDILPTIRDIYEQGYAKWNIKTIGGIVSPVFSVGLHCKEPLNSLAQLQGKKVRVWSAQLVDAFGKLGVSAQVIPQNDMYMALQTGVVDCAYYLSTVAETVSLHEVTDYEAYLHPWAAVPALFGISERSWKKLSDEQQRVLQQAGETLWQKTRAAAVDPEREASARARRAALGVTMLADFSAQDVASFQQAAMAAWHTIAERAGPDGETIYDTVTGKLSALASQ is encoded by the coding sequence ATGAAAGCATTCAAGGCAAGCAAATTTACCCTGGCGCTGACCACCGCCCTGGCGGTCACGCCCCTTTTCTCCACCCTGGCGCAGGCGGCGCCCATCGTACTCAAATTTCACAGTGGCTACGCCGAATCCCGGCCGGAAGCCGGTTATCTCAACGACTTTGCCAGGGACGTGGAGCAGCTGTCGGGCGGCGAGCTGAAGGTAGACGTGTTCCATGCGGCCTCCCTCGGGCTGAACGAGCCGGATCTGCTGCGTATTCTGCAGCGGGGCTCGGTGGACATGGCCCTGCTCTACGGCGAATACTACACCCGTGACGCCCCTGAGCTGGCCGCCGTTTATGCCCAGGGCGCCATTACCCAACCCGAGCAGCATCTCGACATTCTTCCCACCATTCGCGACATTTACGAGCAGGGTTACGCCAAGTGGAATATCAAGACCATTGGCGGCATCGTCTCGCCGGTGTTCAGCGTGGGCCTGCACTGCAAGGAGCCGCTCAACAGCCTGGCCCAGCTGCAGGGCAAAAAGGTAAGGGTGTGGTCGGCCCAGCTGGTCGACGCCTTTGGCAAGCTCGGCGTTTCCGCTCAGGTCATTCCCCAGAACGACATGTACATGGCGTTGCAGACCGGGGTCGTGGACTGCGCCTATTACCTCTCCACCGTGGCGGAAACCGTCTCCCTGCATGAGGTCACCGATTACGAAGCCTACCTGCATCCCTGGGCGGCGGTGCCGGCCTTGTTCGGCATCAGCGAACGCAGCTGGAAAAAGCTGAGCGACGAGCAGCAGCGAGTGCTGCAGCAGGCCGGCGAAACCCTGTGGCAGAAAACCCGCGCCGCCGCCGTGGACCCGGAGCGGGAAGCCAGCGCCCGGGCCCGGCGCGCAGCCCTGGGGGTGACCATGCTGGCGGACTTCTCGGCCCAGGATGTGGCCAGCTTCCAGCAGGCGGCCATGGCAGCCTGGCATACCATTGCCGAGCGGGCCGGTCCCGACGGCGAAACCATTTACGATACCGTGACCGGCAAGCTCAGCGCGCTGGCCAGCCAGTAA
- a CDS encoding TrkA family potassium uptake protein, producing the protein MAKKRIAVIGLGRFGSAFCRAARGAGLEVMAIDSAQERVHAIADDVAEAIIADGTDPKVIASIDWRQFFAVVVAIGTDLQSSLITILNLKEAGVEAIWCKTRDSYHHKLAQKMGVSRAINPEQAMGEMVAAWLGHPELLTRQGLSTGQVVAELEVNASHLERNLVGLLGRHHVQLLGMTRYKDYQPEQMIQSARLQPGDKLLLLAETESLEACLRALS; encoded by the coding sequence ATGGCAAAAAAACGTATTGCGGTGATCGGCCTGGGCCGCTTCGGCTCCGCCTTCTGCCGGGCGGCGCGGGGCGCCGGTCTGGAGGTAATGGCAATAGACTCGGCTCAGGAGCGGGTGCATGCCATCGCCGATGATGTGGCCGAGGCCATTATCGCCGACGGCACCGATCCCAAGGTGATCGCTAGCATCGACTGGCGACAATTTTTCGCGGTGGTGGTGGCCATCGGCACCGATCTGCAGAGCAGTCTGATCACCATCCTCAACCTGAAGGAGGCCGGGGTCGAGGCAATCTGGTGCAAAACTCGCGACAGTTATCACCACAAGCTGGCACAGAAGATGGGCGTGAGCCGGGCCATTAACCCGGAGCAGGCCATGGGCGAGATGGTGGCGGCCTGGCTGGGCCATCCCGAACTGCTGACCCGCCAGGGGTTGTCCACCGGCCAGGTGGTGGCGGAGCTGGAAGTCAATGCCAGTCACCTTGAGCGCAACCTGGTGGGCCTGCTCGGCCGTCACCATGTCCAGCTGCTGGGCATGACCCGCTACAAGGATTACCAGCCCGAGCAGATGATCCAGAGTGCCCGCCTGCAACCGGGTGACAAGCTGCTGCTGCTGGCCGAAACGGAGTCACTGGAAGCATGTCTGCGCGCCTTGTCCTGA
- a CDS encoding sodium:solute symporter: MENYAFLNWALLLGSFGVLILIGWLSSRVVKDSDETGFLVAGRSLGPFVGAGTIVATGFSGWGFMGSPGVAYEFGSVEVLGNFFFAPAMVIAVLYFAHFLRRRADELGSCTIPEYVSQVHGGGALLERWVKGVAATITIVLLLVFLTSQIKAVGLLGASWLGIELTESALLMISVIILYTMLGGLAAVAWTDTLMVAGMGIGAIVMMVQIFTDINLTDFIDRLNAADPELLNPSTAAPYGESKGSVFLVLPYAFLFTAVLPYMAVRFLAFKPTVKMHQVAIWVAPMGCLLSLVPIVGMYVRVAHPELAEADQAMPVYLAKFLHPALAGIITLFILFAMKSTANSLLHTVSSAASHDLRTALFPNSKASGARILWVNRIWVAILGFVGFLMMLYAPPFMLSWLGILGSGTLLAVMIGPVFISSFWQGNGYGALAAMFTGLVTSGSFLLFTNVGWVEGPLYGCLASSVIYITVSKLTQSAPAGAVARSY; this comes from the coding sequence ATGGAAAATTATGCATTTTTAAACTGGGCCCTGCTGCTGGGCTCCTTCGGTGTGCTGATCCTTATCGGCTGGCTGTCCAGCCGGGTGGTAAAAGACAGCGATGAAACCGGCTTTCTGGTGGCCGGGCGCAGCCTGGGCCCCTTTGTGGGGGCGGGCACCATAGTGGCCACCGGCTTCAGCGGCTGGGGTTTTATGGGCTCCCCCGGGGTGGCCTACGAGTTTGGCTCGGTGGAAGTGCTGGGCAATTTCTTCTTTGCTCCGGCCATGGTGATTGCCGTGCTGTATTTTGCCCACTTTCTGCGCCGTCGCGCCGATGAACTGGGCAGCTGCACCATTCCCGAGTACGTGTCCCAGGTGCACGGCGGCGGCGCGCTGCTGGAGCGCTGGGTCAAGGGCGTGGCCGCCACCATTACCATAGTGCTGCTGCTGGTGTTCCTTACCAGCCAGATCAAGGCGGTGGGCTTGCTGGGGGCGTCCTGGCTGGGCATTGAACTGACCGAAAGTGCCCTGCTGATGATCTCGGTGATCATCCTTTACACCATGCTGGGCGGGCTGGCGGCGGTAGCCTGGACCGATACCCTGATGGTGGCGGGCATGGGCATTGGTGCCATTGTGATGATGGTGCAGATCTTCACCGACATTAACCTGACCGATTTCATCGACCGCCTGAACGCGGCGGATCCCGAACTGCTCAATCCGAGCACCGCGGCCCCTTACGGTGAAAGCAAGGGCTCGGTGTTTCTGGTGCTGCCCTATGCCTTCCTGTTTACCGCCGTATTGCCTTACATGGCGGTGCGTTTTCTGGCCTTTAAACCCACGGTAAAAATGCATCAGGTGGCCATCTGGGTGGCGCCCATGGGCTGTTTGCTGAGTCTGGTGCCGATTGTGGGCATGTATGTGCGGGTGGCCCACCCCGAGCTGGCGGAAGCGGATCAGGCCATGCCGGTGTACCTGGCCAAGTTCCTGCATCCGGCGCTGGCGGGCATTATTACCCTGTTCATTCTGTTTGCCATGAAGTCCACCGCCAACTCGCTGCTGCATACGGTGTCGAGCGCCGCGTCCCACGATTTGCGCACCGCCCTGTTTCCCAACAGCAAGGCGTCCGGTGCGCGCATTCTGTGGGTTAACCGTATCTGGGTGGCCATTCTGGGCTTTGTCGGCTTCCTGATGATGCTGTATGCGCCGCCCTTTATGCTGTCCTGGCTGGGGATCCTCGGCTCCGGCACCCTGCTGGCGGTGATGATAGGTCCGGTGTTCATCTCCTCCTTCTGGCAGGGCAACGGCTACGGCGCCCTGGCCGCCATGTTCACCGGCCTGGTGACCAGCGGCAGCTTCCTGCTGTTCACCAATGTGGGCTGGGTGGAAGGTCCGCTGTACGGTTGCCTGGCGTCCTCCGTCATCTATATCACCGTGAGCAAGCTGACCCAGTCTGCCCCGGCCGGAGCGGTGGCCCGCAGCTACTGA
- a CDS encoding TrkH family potassium uptake protein → MSARLVLTHKRLSSPALLLLQGYLALALAGSLLLLLPAARINPVSWLDTLFTSVSAVTVTGLVVVDTGSDYSALGQTIIGLLIQLGGLGYMTLGAAAMLSFNASVGLRNQAMLSSFWQLGPDLRLPDVLRFSLLFSLGVESVLTVLFALHWVPLLGWPQGLGTSLFHAVSAFNNAGFALFGDSLMSVAPGWMVLAHAAGFIVGGLGFAVLFELLVLRRCRSVHTRLVLWATLTLLAVGTLLLLLFEHNHSLAGLGWQERLLHAFFQNASARTAGFNSLDIAAMSPAGQTWLMLNMVIGAGPGSTAGGIRVTTFVLLITGVVAALQGRTETRMLGRMLGVEYMLRAAGILVITLSLLLLVTLLAFYLMPGADPFSMIFELISALGTVGLSTGMTGELSPGGKVLIMAVMMIGKLSPVYLFTALAGNPERPLRYAGGRIALG, encoded by the coding sequence ATGTCTGCGCGCCTTGTCCTGACCCACAAACGGCTGAGTTCGCCGGCACTGCTGCTGTTGCAGGGCTACCTGGCGCTGGCCTTGGCCGGCAGCCTGTTGCTGTTGTTGCCCGCAGCCCGAATTAACCCGGTGAGCTGGCTCGACACCCTGTTTACCTCGGTATCGGCGGTTACCGTCACCGGCCTGGTGGTGGTGGATACCGGCAGCGACTATTCGGCCCTGGGCCAGACCATCATCGGCCTGCTGATCCAGCTCGGCGGCCTGGGCTACATGACCCTGGGGGCAGCGGCCATGCTGTCGTTCAACGCCAGCGTGGGCCTGCGCAACCAGGCCATGCTCAGCTCCTTCTGGCAGCTGGGGCCGGATCTGCGGCTGCCGGATGTGCTCCGTTTCTCCCTGCTGTTCAGCCTGGGGGTGGAATCGGTACTGACGGTGCTGTTCGCCCTGCACTGGGTGCCGCTGCTGGGCTGGCCACAGGGCCTGGGCACCAGCCTGTTTCATGCGGTGTCGGCCTTCAACAACGCCGGTTTCGCTCTGTTCGGTGACTCGCTGATGTCGGTGGCGCCGGGCTGGATGGTGCTGGCCCACGCGGCGGGCTTTATCGTCGGCGGCCTGGGCTTTGCGGTGCTGTTCGAGCTGCTGGTGCTGCGCCGCTGCCGCAGCGTCCATACCCGGCTGGTGCTGTGGGCTACCCTGACCCTGCTGGCGGTGGGCACCCTGCTGTTGCTGCTGTTCGAACACAACCACAGCCTGGCCGGGCTGGGCTGGCAGGAACGCCTGCTGCACGCCTTCTTTCAGAATGCCTCCGCCCGCACCGCCGGCTTCAACAGCCTGGACATTGCCGCCATGAGCCCGGCGGGCCAGACCTGGCTGATGCTCAACATGGTGATCGGCGCCGGCCCCGGCTCCACCGCCGGCGGCATACGTGTTACCACCTTTGTGTTGCTGATCACCGGGGTGGTGGCGGCCCTGCAGGGCCGCACCGAAACCCGCATGCTGGGGCGCATGCTGGGGGTGGAGTACATGCTGCGGGCCGCCGGCATTCTGGTGATCACCCTGAGCCTGCTGCTGCTGGTGACCCTGCTGGCCTTCTACCTGATGCCCGGGGCGGATCCCTTCTCGATGATCTTCGAGCTGATCTCGGCATTGGGCACGGTGGGGCTGTCGACGGGCATGACCGGGGAGTTGAGTCCGGGAGGCAAAGTGCTCATCATGGCGGTCATGATGATTGGCAAGCTGAGCCCGGTGTATCTGTTTACCGCCCTGGCGGGCAACCCGGAGCGTCCGCTGCGCTACGCGGGAGGCCGTATTGCTCTGGGATAA
- a CDS encoding LysR substrate-binding domain-containing protein, translating to MKNLPTDLLRTFVTINQLGGFTQAGERLGRSQPAVSLQMKRLEELLDAKLFNRGQGLQLTEEGQLLLSCAQKMLELNDALISRLGTPRVSGSVRLGIPNDFEVSFLATTIGRFAQAYPGVTLDVSSDISAHLLSDYKKGAYDLVMAIEESGSSHPQLTDYITEPLVWVRNSNMMLSPDAPLPLILYPKGCLYRRSIINALTRANLPWRIVYSTSSLLGIQSAIRAGLGISVLSKSTVPEGLEASPSFAYCPDLGSVSIGFCYDANELTSAGHMLLDYLRQGLNAL from the coding sequence ATGAAGAATCTGCCCACGGATCTGCTGCGTACCTTTGTAACCATCAACCAGCTGGGGGGCTTTACCCAGGCCGGTGAGCGGCTGGGCCGCTCCCAGCCCGCCGTCAGCCTGCAGATGAAGCGGCTGGAAGAGCTGCTCGATGCCAAACTGTTCAACCGCGGCCAGGGCCTGCAACTGACCGAAGAAGGCCAGCTGCTGCTGAGCTGCGCCCAGAAAATGCTGGAACTCAACGACGCCCTGATTTCCCGCCTGGGCACCCCCAGGGTCAGTGGCTCGGTGCGCCTGGGCATCCCCAATGACTTTGAGGTCTCGTTTCTGGCCACCACCATAGGCCGCTTTGCCCAGGCCTATCCGGGGGTGACCCTGGACGTGAGCAGTGACATCAGTGCCCATCTGCTGAGTGACTATAAAAAAGGCGCCTACGATCTGGTGATGGCCATTGAGGAAAGCGGCTCCAGTCATCCGCAACTGACCGACTACATTACCGAGCCGCTGGTGTGGGTACGCAACAGCAACATGATGCTGTCGCCGGACGCCCCGCTGCCGCTCATTCTTTATCCCAAGGGCTGCCTGTACCGCCGCTCCATCATCAATGCCCTCACCCGCGCCAACCTGCCCTGGCGCATCGTGTACAGCACCTCCAGCCTGCTCGGCATTCAGTCCGCCATCAGGGCGGGGCTGGGCATCAGCGTGCTGTCCAAAAGCACCGTGCCCGAGGGGCTGGAAGCCTCCCCCAGTTTCGCCTATTGCCCGGATCTGGGCAGTGTGTCCATCGGCTTTTGTTACGATGCCAACGAGCTCACCTCAGCGGGCCATATGCTGCTGGATTACCTCCGGCAGGGGCTGAACGCGCTCTGA
- a CDS encoding PAS domain-containing methyl-accepting chemotaxis protein: protein MRNNQPVTGRNVELPEGVNILSTTTPDSHITHINQAFIDACGFQREELIGEPHNLIRHPDMPAQAFAHMWQTLKAGRSWMGLVKNRCKNGDHYWVNAYVTPIMHDGEVVEYQSVRTKPEPDQVEAAEALYARLRTGNTTGSRWGRLGLTFRLPLLMVLFTLLGALGLTALFSGAWLPVLLAAGTSGGLCALTAAVMLQPLRRLAAEARSQADNPLSRLAYTGREDELGQIEFALNMARAESGALLGRLSDSAQRLGGHSSELLQDMAASHQLTRRQQAETDQVATAINQMAASIQEVASSAQQAATAAELADQDTRSGQCLVASTSESIYTLDNEIQEAGRVIRDLESHGQSISTIVDVISGIAEQTNLLALNAAIEAARAGEQGRGFAVVADEVRNLAGRTSESTTHIQNMISQLQEGTRQAVAVMERSREQAQHCVDHARQAAGALEGIGERVQEITAMNIQIATAVEQQSAVSEEINRGVSTIRDAADHQVETGQHNRQRCDLVAELAEGLNELSRQLWLRRA, encoded by the coding sequence ATGCGTAATAACCAGCCCGTTACCGGGCGCAATGTGGAATTGCCGGAAGGCGTCAATATACTGTCTACGACCACGCCGGACAGTCATATCACCCATATCAACCAGGCCTTTATCGATGCGTGCGGTTTTCAGCGGGAGGAGCTGATTGGCGAGCCCCACAACCTGATCCGCCACCCGGACATGCCCGCCCAGGCCTTTGCCCATATGTGGCAGACCCTGAAGGCGGGCCGCTCCTGGATGGGACTGGTAAAGAACCGCTGCAAGAACGGCGATCATTACTGGGTCAATGCCTATGTCACGCCCATCATGCACGACGGCGAGGTGGTGGAATACCAGTCGGTGCGCACCAAACCCGAGCCCGACCAGGTTGAGGCGGCAGAAGCGCTCTACGCCCGGCTGCGGACCGGTAACACCACGGGGTCGCGCTGGGGTCGCCTGGGGCTGACCTTCAGGCTGCCGCTGCTGATGGTGCTGTTCACCCTGCTGGGGGCACTGGGCCTGACGGCGCTGTTTTCAGGTGCCTGGCTGCCGGTGTTGCTGGCGGCGGGTACCAGCGGCGGGCTCTGTGCCCTGACGGCGGCGGTGATGCTGCAGCCTCTGCGCCGGCTCGCGGCCGAGGCCCGAAGCCAGGCCGACAACCCCCTGAGCCGGCTGGCCTATACCGGGCGGGAAGACGAGCTGGGGCAGATTGAGTTTGCCCTTAACATGGCCCGGGCCGAATCCGGCGCCCTGTTGGGCAGGCTGTCCGACTCGGCCCAGCGCCTGGGCGGGCACAGCAGTGAGTTGCTGCAGGACATGGCCGCCAGCCACCAGCTGACTCGACGTCAGCAGGCCGAAACCGATCAGGTGGCCACCGCCATCAACCAGATGGCCGCCAGCATTCAGGAGGTCGCGTCGAGTGCCCAGCAGGCGGCCACCGCCGCCGAACTGGCGGATCAGGATACCCGCTCCGGCCAGTGCCTGGTGGCCAGCACCAGTGAGTCCATTTATACCCTGGATAATGAAATCCAGGAGGCGGGCCGAGTCATTCGGGATCTGGAAAGCCACGGCCAGAGCATTTCCACCATTGTTGACGTGATCAGTGGCATTGCCGAGCAGACCAACCTGCTGGCACTCAATGCCGCCATCGAGGCGGCCCGGGCCGGTGAGCAGGGCAGGGGCTTTGCGGTGGTGGCCGACGAAGTGCGCAACCTGGCGGGCCGGACCAGCGAGTCGACTACCCACATTCAGAACATGATAAGCCAGTTGCAGGAAGGCACCCGTCAGGCGGTGGCGGTGATGGAGCGCAGCCGGGAGCAGGCGCAGCACTGCGTGGATCACGCCCGGCAGGCGGCAGGGGCGCTGGAGGGCATTGGTGAGCGGGTGCAGGAAATCACCGCCATGAATATTCAGATAGCCACCGCGGTGGAGCAGCAAAGTGCGGTCAGCGAGGAAATCAACCGGGGCGTGAGCACCATTCGTGATGCCGCCGATCACCAGGTGGAAACCGGCCAGCACAATCGTCAGCGTTGTGACCTGGTGGCGGAGCTGGCCGAGGGGCTGAACGAGCTGTCACGCCAGCTCTGGCTGCGACGGGCCTGA
- a CDS encoding isochorismatase family protein, translating to MSHDSQDLLAMLNQAFDEATSLYQKNGFQRRVGFGKKPALISVDLANAWTQPGNPFTCDKIDDEIIPGMQRLLEAFRAKNLPIVHVTTCYQVNDRNNPNTDMGLWHNKIPVDFCAQDNEELWAIDSRIAPLEGEQVLIKKHASSFQGTYLAGFLRAAGVDTVLVTGVTASACVRTTICDAMAEGFRPIAVKECIGDRIPGAVAWNLFDIDAKFGDVETVDTCVNYLNKLERQ from the coding sequence ATGTCCCACGACTCCCAGGATCTGCTTGCCATGCTCAACCAGGCGTTTGACGAAGCCACCTCCCTGTATCAGAAAAACGGCTTTCAGCGCCGGGTAGGATTCGGCAAAAAACCGGCGCTGATCAGCGTCGATCTGGCCAACGCCTGGACTCAACCCGGCAACCCCTTTACCTGCGACAAGATTGACGACGAGATCATTCCCGGCATGCAGCGCCTGCTGGAAGCGTTCCGCGCCAAGAACCTGCCGATTGTGCACGTCACCACCTGCTATCAGGTGAACGATCGCAACAACCCCAACACCGACATGGGCCTGTGGCACAACAAGATCCCGGTGGACTTCTGCGCCCAGGACAACGAAGAGCTGTGGGCCATCGACTCCCGCATCGCGCCGCTGGAAGGGGAGCAGGTGCTCATCAAGAAGCACGCCAGCTCCTTTCAAGGGACCTATCTGGCCGGCTTCCTGCGCGCCGCCGGGGTCGACACCGTGCTGGTGACCGGCGTGACCGCCTCCGCCTGTGTGCGTACCACCATCTGTGACGCCATGGCCGAGGGTTTCCGCCCCATCGCGGTGAAGGAATGCATTGGTGACCGTATTCCCGGTGCCGTGGCCTGGAACCTGTTCGACATCGACGCCAAGTTCGGCGACGTGGAAACCGTCGACACTTGCGTGAACTATCTGAACAAGCTGGAACGTCAGTAA
- a CDS encoding DksA/TraR family C4-type zinc finger protein, producing MAGGWTRDGAVQEQIDASVEDAVQTARRRLGAGDSLSHCEECEAPIPEARRRAVPGVRLCIACQAEQEKQHRAEGINRRASKDSQLR from the coding sequence ATGGCAGGAGGATGGACACGGGACGGCGCCGTGCAGGAGCAGATTGATGCCAGTGTGGAAGACGCGGTGCAAACGGCCCGCCGCCGGCTGGGTGCCGGCGACAGCCTGAGCCACTGCGAGGAATGCGAGGCCCCCATTCCCGAGGCCCGGCGCCGGGCGGTGCCGGGAGTACGGCTGTGCATCGCGTGCCAGGCCGAGCAGGAAAAGCAGCACCGGGCCGAGGGCATTAACCGCCGCGCCAGCAAAGACAGCCAGCTGCGCTGA
- a CDS encoding DEAD/DEAH box helicase — translation MAQNNDTFRDFGLDTRLVRALDHQGLNTPTDIQLKAIPVVMAGFDLLASSKTGSGKTLAYLLPALQRLMKTRALSKRDPRALILAPTRELARQVYAQLRSLAGNSVNIALLLGGENFNDQLKSLRRQPDVIVATPGRLANHLDARSLMLNGLELLILDEADRMLDLGFAPQLERINQAADHRRRQTLMFSATLDHAETNAMAATLLTSPKRVAVGEAHAEHQDIEQRFVLGDHLDHKQALLEHLLASEPYQQAIIFTATRADTERLASHLQQTELTTAALHGDLSQAERNRIMDAFARGQHKLLITTDVASRGLDLLQVSLVINFDMPKQAEEYVHRIGRTGRAGASGTAVSLVGPRDWDAFKRVERFLQRTLSFTAIEGLQGKFKGLRPPARKHGFKGKPGAAGGKDLPNGKKPARPTPKRPGPKRPEGFTGQGQDTAGGATDGMAPLKRKKPRPEPES, via the coding sequence TTGGCGCAAAATAACGACACTTTCCGCGATTTTGGACTGGATACCCGTCTGGTTCGAGCATTGGATCATCAAGGGCTGAACACCCCCACCGACATCCAGCTCAAGGCCATTCCTGTGGTCATGGCCGGCTTTGATCTGCTGGCCTCCTCCAAAACCGGCTCCGGAAAGACCCTGGCCTACTTGCTGCCGGCGCTGCAGCGGCTGATGAAAACCCGGGCCCTGAGCAAGCGGGATCCCCGCGCGCTGATCCTGGCCCCGACCCGCGAGCTGGCCCGGCAGGTGTATGCCCAGCTGCGCTCCCTGGCCGGCAACAGCGTTAATATTGCCCTGCTGCTGGGCGGCGAAAACTTCAACGATCAGCTCAAGTCGCTGCGTCGCCAGCCGGACGTCATCGTAGCCACCCCGGGCCGCCTGGCCAACCACCTGGATGCCCGCTCACTGATGCTGAATGGCCTGGAACTGCTGATCCTGGACGAGGCGGATCGCATGCTGGATCTGGGCTTTGCCCCCCAGCTTGAACGCATTAATCAGGCCGCCGATCATCGTCGCCGCCAGACCCTGATGTTTTCCGCCACCCTGGATCATGCCGAGACCAACGCCATGGCCGCCACCCTGCTCACCTCGCCCAAACGGGTCGCGGTGGGCGAAGCCCATGCCGAGCACCAGGACATCGAGCAGCGCTTTGTGCTGGGCGATCACCTGGATCACAAGCAGGCCTTGCTGGAGCACCTGCTGGCCAGCGAGCCCTATCAGCAGGCCATTATCTTTACCGCCACCCGGGCCGACACCGAGCGGCTGGCCAGCCACCTGCAGCAAACAGAGCTGACCACGGCGGCGCTGCACGGCGATCTGAGCCAGGCCGAACGCAACCGCATCATGGACGCCTTTGCCCGGGGCCAGCACAAATTGCTGATCACCACCGACGTGGCTTCACGCGGGCTGGATTTGCTGCAGGTGTCGCTGGTCATCAACTTCGACATGCCCAAGCAGGCGGAAGAATACGTGCATCGCATCGGCCGCACCGGCCGGGCCGGCGCCAGCGGCACCGCCGTCTCCCTGGTGGGCCCGCGGGACTGGGACGCCTTCAAACGAGTAGAGCGGTTCTTGCAGCGCACCCTGAGCTTTACCGCCATCGAAGGGCTGCAGGGCAAGTTCAAGGGCCTTCGTCCGCCGGCCCGCAAGCACGGCTTCAAGGGCAAGCCGGGGGCCGCCGGGGGCAAAGACCTGCCGAACGGGAAAAAGCCGGCCCGGCCCACTCCCAAACGGCCGGGGCCCAAGCGACCCGAAGGCTTTACCGGCCAGGGCCAGGATACGGCGGGCGGCGCCACCGACGGCATGGCACCGCTCAAGCGCAAGAAGCCCAGGCCCGAGCCGGAATCCTGA
- a CDS encoding M24 family metallopeptidase, with translation MQMPNTLTIPNGEKVRGMFSEAEMRSRQQKLRQYMAASDVDAVLFTSYHNINYFSDFVYCRFGRDYGLAVTQDIHTTITANIDGGQPYRRNALGDNLVYTDWQKDNFFRAVQQLIGGAKRVGVEFDHLSLQNLDKLKAALPEAEFVDIGVPTMKMRMIKSAEEIALIKQGARVADVGGAAIRDAIGVGVPEYEVALAGTQAMVREIARTFPHGELMDTWVWFQSGINTDGAHNPVTSRKIEAGDILSLNTFPMIGGYYTALERTLFSEHVSDRHLELWEINCKVHRRGLELIKAGNRCCDIAAELNEIFAEHDVLQYRTFGYGHSFGTLSHYYGREAGLELREDIETVLEPGHVVSMEPMIMLPEGLPGAGGYREHDILVISESGVENITRFPFGPEHNIIKG, from the coding sequence ATGCAGATGCCCAACACCCTGACCATTCCCAACGGTGAAAAAGTCCGCGGCATGTTTTCCGAGGCGGAAATGCGTTCCCGCCAGCAGAAGCTGCGCCAGTACATGGCCGCCAGCGACGTAGACGCCGTGCTGTTTACCTCCTACCACAACATCAACTACTTCAGTGATTTTGTGTACTGCCGGTTTGGCCGGGACTATGGCCTGGCGGTGACCCAGGACATCCATACCACCATTACCGCCAACATCGACGGCGGCCAGCCCTACCGTCGTAATGCCCTGGGCGACAACCTGGTATACACCGACTGGCAGAAAGACAACTTCTTCCGCGCCGTACAGCAGCTGATCGGCGGCGCCAAGCGAGTGGGCGTGGAATTCGACCATCTGAGCCTGCAGAACCTCGACAAGCTGAAGGCGGCCCTGCCCGAGGCCGAGTTCGTGGACATCGGCGTGCCCACCATGAAGATGCGCATGATCAAGTCGGCGGAAGAAATTGCACTTATCAAGCAGGGTGCCCGGGTGGCCGATGTGGGCGGTGCCGCCATTCGCGACGCCATCGGCGTGGGCGTACCGGAATACGAAGTGGCCCTGGCCGGTACTCAGGCCATGGTGCGCGAAATTGCCCGCACCTTCCCTCACGGCGAGCTGATGGACACCTGGGTGTGGTTCCAGTCCGGTATCAACACCGACGGTGCCCACAACCCGGTCACCAGCCGCAAGATTGAGGCCGGCGACATTCTCAGCCTGAACACCTTCCCGATGATCGGCGGCTACTACACCGCCCTTGAGCGGACCCTGTTCAGCGAGCACGTCTCCGACCGCCACCTTGAGCTGTGGGAAATCAACTGCAAGGTGCACCGCCGCGGCCTGGAGCTGATCAAGGCCGGCAACCGCTGCTGTGACATCGCCGCCGAGCTGAACGAAATTTTCGCCGAGCACGACGTACTGCAGTACCGTACCTTTGGTTACGGCCACTCTTTCGGTACCCTGAGCCACTACTACGGCCGCGAAGCGGGCCTGGAGCTGCGCGAAGACATTGAAACCGTGCTGGAGCCGGGTCATGTGGTCTCCATGGAGCCGATGATCATGCTGCCGGAAGGCCTGCCGGGTGCCGGCGGTTACCGTGAGCACGACATTCTGGTGATCAGCGAAAGCGGTGTGGAAAACATCACCCGCTTCCCCTTCGGCCCCGAGCACAACATTATCAAGGGCTGA